AACGTCGCCGTGCGCTCCCTGGTGACGAAGAAGTCCCTCACCTCGGCACCGCGGGTGCCGGGCAGCAGCCGCTCGAGCTCCGGGAGGTACCGCTCCCGCAGTACGGCGACGGGCTCGTCGATCTCGTCCTGCGCCGCCGACTGCGACAGCGCGAGGTACTGGCCCGCACGCAGTCCGGAGGCGTCGGTGCGGTCGAAGACCCACTGGACCGGGGTGCCGAGGGCCGCGAAGAACGGCTTGTGCAGCACCTTGCGGTCGTAGACGACATGCACGTTGAGGATCGGCGCGGTGCCGATCCGCAGAAGATTTTCCGGTGCGTCCAGCGCGCCCTCGGGCAGCAGGTCATGGGCCTCGCGCTGGGGTACGGCGAGGACGACCGAGTCCGCCCGCAGCGTCTCGCCGGGAACCTCTACCCGCCAAGTCCCGTTCTCGTCAGTGGAGATGGAGGTGACGCGTGTACGGACCTCGGTACGGACGCCCGCGGAGTCGAGCGCCTTGCGGGCCAGCCGGTCGTGCAGTTCACCCAGCGGGACGTGCGCCCATCCGATGTCGGCCGCGCCCGGGTCGGACAGCAGACCGGTCTTGAACACCATCGCGGCGAGCGCCAGCGAGGCATCGCCCGCGACCGCGTTGAGGGTGGCGACCCCGACCAGGTCCCACAGGGCCTCGACGGCACGCGCCGACTGACCGTGCGCGGTCAGCCAGCTGCCGAAGTCCTGCGCGTCCAGGTTCGGATCGGCGAGGTCGAGCCCCTTGAGCGCGAGCGCGGCCCGCCCCACCCTGGCCCGGTCGGCGAGCGGGAGATGCGGGTACGTGGCGAGGCTGCGCCCCAGATGCAGGGGCACCGGCAGCGCGTCGCGCCGCAGTCTGCCGAGCCGTCGTCCCTCGGGCTTGTCGACGTCGAGTACGGGCACGTCGAGACGATCCTGCAACGGCGCCAGCGCTGCCCCCTCGATCCGGTCGAGGAACCAGCGGTAGGCGGTGCAGCAGCGCAGATAGACGTGCTGTCCGTTGTCTACGGTCAGTTCGCCGCGCTGGAAGGAGAAGGCGAGCCCGCCGAGGCGGGGCCGGCCTTCGAGCAGGGTGACACGGACACCCGCGTCGGCGAGAGCGAGCGCGGCGGTGATGCCGGCGAGCCCGCCGCCGATCACGACGGCGTCCCGCCCGGACTGATGGCCGTCGGTCATCGTGCACCCTCCCCTGCGCGGCCGCCGTGGTGATTGAACGGTGCACGGCCGGCCGTCGCAGTCAGGGACGCCACGCCCTGCCGGAGGGTTGCCTGCCGCTTTCCCCTGGCGGCATCACCTTGGACCGTTCTGTCCATCAGGCGCGCCTCCTGACGGTCCCGCGCGTCACATGCCGGGCGTCCAGACCCGACAGTCCGCGTACGGCGACGTACGCCTTCTCCCGCCCGGGCAGCGCGACCCGGCCGCGCAGCACGGCCTCCGGGTCGCGCTCGATGCGGTCCAGGAGGCGGCGGTAGATCCCGGCCATGGCGGCGACACAGGCGCCGCTGCGCCGGTCGAGCATGGGGAGGAGCCGGTAGCCCTCGGCGAAAAGGGCGCGGGCCCGTCGCACTTCGAAGTGCACGAGGCCCGCGAAGTCGGAGCCCTCCGGTGGTTTCGGCCCGTTGAACCCGGCCGAGCAGCCGAACTTCGCGAGGTCGTCGGCGGGCAGATAGGTGCGTCCACCCAGGGCGTCCTCCCGGACGTCTCTGAGGATGTTGGTGAGCTGAAGCGCGAGCCCGAGCGTGTCGGCATACTCGGGCGCGCGCTCGACGCCGCGCGCCCCCGGTTCGGTACCGAACACCCCGAGCGAGAGCCGTCCGATGGCGCCCGCGACACAGCGGCAGTAGACCTTCAGGTCGTCCCAGGTCTCGTAGGTCTCGCCGCGGACGTCCATCAGGACGCCGTCGATCAGCTCGTCCAGGCCGTCCAGCGGGATCGGGAAGGCGGTGGCGGCGTGGGTCAGGGCGACCGCGACCGGGTCGGTGTCGTCCTCGTCGACCTCGCCGTCACGGACCCGGGCCAGCATCGCCCGGGTGTCCTCGAGCCTGGCGGCCTTGACGTCCGGCGGCAGGGTGCCGTCGCCGATGTCGTCGACGCGGCGCGAGAAGGCGTACAACGCCGACATCGCGCGGCGCCTGGACATCGGCAGCAGCCTGATGCCGTACGCGAAGTTCCGTGCCTGCTGTCCGGTCACGGCCTCGCAGTAGCTGTAGGCGGCGAGTACCGGTGCGGACACGCGTGGTTCGGCCTCCACGGTCCGGATCACCCCTCTCCTCGCAGAGTCACGCCCACCTCGCGCAGCAGCTGGAGCTTGCCGGGCTTGGGTGGGCCGGGAAGTACGTCGTATTCGGCGGCGGCGATCGCGCGGATCGCCGCCCTTCCCCCCGCCACGAACCCTGCGAGCAGCAGCTTCAACCTGCCGTGGACGCTACCCACCAGGGGGGCGCCTTCATTCAGGAGAGTGCGGGCGCGTTCTGCTTCGTGGGCGACCAGTGCGCGCACCGATGCGCCCGCGGTCCTCGTGGCGAGATCCGCCTCCTGGACATGGAAGCGTTTCATGTCCTCGGCGGGCAGGTAGATACGGTCGCGGGCGAGGTCCTCGGCCACGTCCTGGAGGTGTTCGACGATCTGGAGCGCCGTGCAGATCGCGTCCGAGAGCCGGATCCGCTCCGGGGTCGAGGTGCCGGTGACGCCGAGCACCAGGCGTCCCACGGGGTTGGCCGACAGTTCGCAGTAGGCGAGCAGGTCGTCGTAGGTCTCGTACCGCTTGACCAGCTGGTCCTGGCGGTTCGCGGCGATCAGGCCGCGGAAGGGCTCGGGGGGCAGCGACCGGCGGCGGACCGTGGGCTGTAGGCGGCGCAGCAGCGGGTGGCGGGGTGCTCCGGTGAAGACCCGGTCGAGGTCGGCCTCGAAGGCGTCCAGCATCTCCAGACGGTCCTCGGCCTTCGCGGCGGAGACGCCGAGGAGGCGGGCGTCGGCGCCGCCGGGGGCGAGGTCACCGTCGCCGATGTCGTCGACGAGGCGGGCGAAGCCGTAGACGGCCATGAGGTCGGTGCGCCAGGCCCGGGGCAGGAAGAAGGGGGCCACGGGGAAGTTCTCACCCGCGGCCTTGTCCAGCGTGCCGCGCTCCGGATCCGAAGCGCGTGCCGTGTCGGTTCCCGTCACCGCGGACTGCCCGGGGCGGGGACGGCACATGCGTTGAGCTGGGGAGTTTCCGTAGCCATAGCCGTCACATCTCCCGTTCTACACCGCCGACCCAATACACACTATTTCGGACACGCCGCCCGGCCTTCCGTGCGGCGGCCCTGACAGAGGGTGTCGGGCATTATCGCCCCACTTGCCGCGATTCGGGACCGGTACAGCTTACGTTGTACAGCTCAGCAAGGATCGTCGGGGTCTCCTGCGCATCACAAGAACACACCGATTGACTTCAAGATTCCTGCGGGGTACCGAAGTTGACGTTTCCTTTGCAGACGCGGGGCCCCGCCGGAGCAGTTCCGGCGGGGCCCCGCGAAGCGTCGTGGGCCGATACGCCGAGGCCCTCGTGGACTACTTGCCCGTGAACTTCTCGTACTCCTTGAGGACCTCGTCGGTCGGGCCGTCCATGCGCAGCTCACCACGCTCCAGCCACAGCACCCGGTCGCAGGTGTCACGGATCGACTTGTTGTTGTGGCTGACCAGGAACACCGTGCCGGCTTCCTTGCGCAGTTCCCGGATGCGCGCCTCGGAGCGCTTCTGGAACTTGCGGTCGCCGGTGGCCAGGGCCTCGTCGATCATCAGGACGTCGTGGTCCTTGGCGGCCGCGATGGAGAAGCGCAGGCGGGCCGCCATACCGGAGGAGTAGGTGCGCATGGGCAGGGTGATGAAGTCGCCCTTCTCGTTGATGCCCGAGAAGTCGACGATCTCCTGGTAGCGCTCCTTGATCTGCTCCCGGGACATGCCCATGGCGAGCCCGCCCAATATGACGTTCCGCTCGCCGGTGAGGTCGTTCATGAGCGCCGCGTTGACGCCGAGCAGCGAGGGCTGACCGTCGGTGTAGACCTTGCCGCTCTCGGCGGGCAGCAGACCGGCGATGGCGCGCAGCAGGGTGGACTTGCCGGAGCCGTTGGAGCCGATCAGGCCGATGGCCTCGCCGCGGTAGGCGACGAAGGAGACTCCGCGCACGGCGTGCACCTTGCGCACCCCGCGCTCCTCGCCGCGCTTGACGATGCGGCTGAGGGCGGCGGTGGCGCTGCCCTTGCCGGACTTGGCGCCGTTGACGCGGTAGACGATGTGCAGCTCGTCCGCGATGACGGTGGGACGCGGGTCCCGGGGGGCGGTCTTCTGCTCGGTGTCAGCCACGGCCGTACCTCTCTTCCGCCTTCCAGAAGTAGACGAATCCGAAGGCCCCGGCGAGCAGCGCCCAGCCCAGTGCGAAGAACCACACGTGCGGGGGCAGGTAATCGGAGCCGTAGCCGTCGATCAGCGCGAAGCGGATCAGGTCCATGTAGATGGCGGCGGGGTTCCATTGCAGGACCTCGGTGACCCAGCCCGGCATGTCCTTGTCGGCGAGCATGGCCGGGATGCTGAACATCACGCCGGACGCGTACATCCAGGTGCGCAGCACGAACGGCATCAGCTGGGCGAGGTCGGGGGTCTTGCTGCCCATGCGGGCGAAGGTCAGCGCGAGGCCGGTGTTGAACACGAAGTGCAGGACCAGCGCGGGCAGGACCAGCAGCCAGGACAGACCCGGGTAGCTGCCGAACGCCACCATGATCACGACCAGCACGATCATCGAGTACAGCAGCTGTTGGAGCTGCTGGAGCGCGAACGAGATCGGCAGGGACGCCCGCGGGAAGTGCAGCGCCCGCACCAGGCCCAGGTTGCCGGAGATCGCGCGCACGCCCGCGAGGACCGAGCTCTGGGTGAAGGTGAAGACGAACACACCAGTCACCAGGAACGGCACGTAGATGTCGTGCGGGATGCCCTTCCGGGCGCCCAGCAGCAGGCCGAAGATGAAGAAGTAGACCAGCGCGTTGAGCAGCGGGGTGGCCACCTGCCACAGCTGGCCGAGCTTGGCCTGGCTGTACTGGGCGGTCAGCTTCGCCCGCGAGAACGCGAGGATGAAGTGACGCCGGTCCCAGAGCTGGCGGACGTACTCGACGAGCGAGGGGCGGGCACCGCTCACGGACAGCCCGTACTTGGCGGCGAGCTGTGCCGCCGTGAGGCCCTCGTCGGGCGACGGGGGCGCGGTCACCGCGACTCCGCCGTCATGCGTTGTCTCACTCACTGGTGGAAACTTTCGTCTTCGAGATGCGCAGCCTGTGCGGGCTTGGGCATGAGCCAGGGCCGGGTGTCGGCCCGGCCGCTCTCCGGTTCGAGCTTGTCAGATGACCGGGGGCCGGCCCAGTCGGGTCAGCCGCCACACGGTACGCCACTTCATGGGCTTGCGTGGGCCGCACGCAGTGGTCCAGCCTTCCCGGAATCCGCCGAACCATGCCTTGAGCGCGGGCCGCGAGGGGCGGCGCAGCAGGGTGAGCAGCAGCCAGACCCCGAGGTAGACCGGGACCAGGAGCGCGGGCAGGTTGCGGCGGGCGAGCCAGACCCGGTTGCGGGCGACCATGCGGTGGTAGACCGCGTGCCGCGAGGGCGCGGTCGTCGGGTGGTACAGCACCATGTCGGACCGGTAGTCGATCATCCAGCCCGCGTCGAGGGCCCGCCATGCCAGGTCGGTTTCCTCGTGCGCGTAGAAGAACTCGTCCGGCAGGCCGCCGACTTCGGCGAAGACCTTGGTGCGGACGGCGTTGGCGCCGCCGAGGAAGGTGGTCACGCGCGAGGAGCGCATGGGGTCGGCGGCGCGCAGCCGGGGGACGTGGCGGCGCTGGGTGACGCCGGTGTCCGGGTCGGCGATGCGGAAGCTGATGATGCCGAGCTTCGGGTCCTCGGCGAACGCCGTACGGCACAGCTCGGCGGTGTCGTGGTTGGCGAGGAGGCCGTCGTCGTCGAGGAAGAGCAAGATGTCCACGTCGCGACCGCTGGGGCCGAAGGCCTCGATACCGACGTTGCGCCCGCCGGGGATGCCGAGGTTCTCGGGCAGCTCGATGGTGCGGACGCCCGCGGGGACGTCCGGAACGGGCGAGCCGTTACCGACGACGACCACCTCGACGCGGTCGCCGTCCTGCTTGGCGACCGAGTCGAGCAGGGCACGGAGCTCATCGGGCCGGTTGCCCATCGTGATGATGACGACGCCGACCTTCATGGGGGCGCTCACTTGAGCCTGCTCGACGCGAGGATGGACACCAGGTGCAGCAGGGTCTGGAGCAGCGCGATACCGGCCAGTACCGCGACGCCGAGCCGGGAGAAGAACAGGTCACCGCGGACGTTGTCCACGATGGCGAGGACCAGGATCAGCAGGGACGCCTCGATGCCGAGGATGAGGCGGTGGAACTTCAGCAGGGACGCGGCCTTGCGGGCCAGCGCCATGCCGGAGGAGCGCATCTCGGCCGCCGACTCCTGGACCGGCGGCTTGCCGGTCTGGTGCCGGGCGACGCCGACGAGGTCGGTCTCCGCCTTGATCAGGATGGCGCCGAGCGCGGCGAGGGTGCCGAGGAACGCCCACAGCCAGTCGATACGGCCGCTGCCGAACAGGTCGGCCGCGCGCAGACCGAAGCCGACGAGGACGGCGGCGTCGGTCAGATAGGCGCCGACCCGGTCGAGGTAGACGCCGTTGAGCGAGTACTGCTTCTTCCAGCGGGCGATCTCGCCGTCGACGCAGTCGAGGAGCAGATACATCTGCACGCAGACCACACCGAGCACGGCCCCCGGGATCCCCGGCACGATCAGTGCCGGGGCCGCGAGGACGCCGAAGACGGTCATCAGGTACGTGAGCTGGTTGGGCGTGACCCTGGTGTTCACCAGGTAGCGGTCCACCCGCAGGGACACCTCGCGCATGTAGAGGCGCCCCATCCAGTGCTCACCGCTGCGCCGGTCCTTCACCCCTGCGGGGTGCACGACCGGACGGAGTTCAGCTACCGATGGTCTTGACATAGTCGACGTAGAGATCCTTGATCTGGTCGGTCTTGAGGTCGAGGTGTTCGAGGATCGTGTACCGGCCGGGCCGGGTCTCCGGAGCGAACTCCACGGCGCGGACGAACTCGTCCACCGAGAAGCCGATCTCCTCCGGCAGTACCGGCAGGCCGTGCCGGCGCAGTACCGAGGCCATGTACGCCGACTCCTCGTGCGCACCCCGCAGGAACATCGCGAAGGTGGCGCCCAGGCCGCACTGCTCACCGTGGGCGGCGGCGCGCTTGGGGAAGAGCAGGTCGAAGGCGTGGTTGATCTCGTGGCAGGCGCCGGAGGACGGGCGGGAGTCGCCCGAGACCGACATCGCGATACCGCTGAGCACGAGCGCCTCGGCGAGCACCTGGAGGAAGTCGGTGTCCCCTATGCCGCCGGGGTGCCTGAGCACGGCCTCGCCGGCCTGGCGGGCGATCGAGGCGGCGAGGCCGTCGATCTTCTCGCCCTTGACGCGGTTGGCCAGCTCCCAGTCCGCGATCGCGGAGATGTTGGAGACGGCGTCGCCGATCCCGGCCCGCACGAAGCGGGACGGGGCCTCATGGATGACGTCGAGGTCGATGACGACCGCGATCGGGTTCGGCACACCGTAGGAGCCGCGGCCCGCGTCGTTGTCGAGGGTCGCGACCGGCGAGCACAGGCCGTCGTGCGCGAGGTTCGTCGGCACGGCGACCAGCGGCAGGCCGACGCGCGCCGCGGCGAACTTGGCGCAGTCGATGATCTTGCCGCCGCCGAGGCCCACGACCGCGTCGTAGTGGCCGGCCTTTATGTCACTGGCCAGCCGGACGGCGTCGTCGAGGGTGCCGCCACCGACCTCGTACCAGGTGGCGCCGGGCAGCGAGGGCTCCAGCCGCTTGCGCAGCTTGGCGCCGGAACCGCCGCTGACGGCGACGGCGAGCCTGCCGGAGTGCGAGATGCGCTCGTCGGCGAGGACGCCGACCAGGTCGTCGAGGGCACCCGGGCGGATGTCGACGACGACCGGCGCGGGGATGAGCCGGGTCAGTAGAGGCACGCGATCTCCCGTCCGCGGGCGAGATCGTCGTGGTTGTCGATCTCCACCCACTTGACGTCGCCGATCGGCGCCACGTCGATCCTGAAGCCGCGGTTCACCAGTTCCTGGTACCCGTGCTCGTAGAACTGCTGCGGGTCGGTCTCCCAGACCGTCTTCAGCGCGTCGACCAGTTCGGGGGCGGCGTCGCCCTCGATGAGCGTGACGCCGATGTACTCGCCGGTGGCCTCGGCGGGGTCCATCAGCTTGGTGATCTTCGTCATGCCCTTCCCGGGGTCGACGACGACCTTCATCTCCTCGTCCGCGAGGGACTTCACGGTGTCGAGGGCGAGGATGATGCGCTTGCCCTCACCGCGGGCGGCGAGCAGCGTCTTCTCGACGGAGACCGGGTGGACGGTGTCGCCGTTGGCGAGGATCACGCCGTCCTTGAGGGCGTCACGGCCGCACCACAGGGAGTACGCGTTGTTCCACTCCTCGGCCTTGTCGTTGTCGATGAGCGTGAGCTTGAGGCCGTACTTGGCCTCAAGGGCCTCCTTGCGCGCGTACACGGCCTCCTTGCGGTAGCCGACGATGATCGCGACCTCGGTCAGCCCGATCTCCGCGAAGTTGCCGAGAGTGAGGTCGAGAACCGTGGGTTCGCCCTCTATGCCCGCGGGGCCCACCGGCACCAGAGCCTTGGGAAGGCTGTCGGTGTAGGGGCGCAGACGCCGTCCGGCGCCGGCCGCCAGCACGAGGCCGATCATGCGGGTTCTCCTTCATCGTGTACGGCGGGCGCCCCGGAGGACACCCAGAAGCGGATGCTCTCGACGAGCACCACGAGGGCGACGGCCACGGCCAGAGCCGTGAGCGCGACCTTGAACTGCGAGGCGGTGAGCACCGCGGCCAGGACGGCGACGAGCAGCGTCCGCCCCTCGTGCCCCCCGATGGCGCGCACCAGCCAGGCCGGGGACGCGCCGGCGTTGCCGCGGATGCGGTACACCGTGTCGTAGTGATGGTAGGCGACCGCCGCCACCAGCCCGAAAGCCGCAGGAAGGGCTCCGTTCACGTCCGCCTTGGCCGCCAGCACCAGGACGGTGCAGTACTCGGCCGCCCGGAAGAAGGGCGGAACCAGCCAGTCGAGGGCGCCCTTGAGGGGGCGGGCGACGGCTTCGGCCGACAGCAGGACGTAGAGCCCGGCGAGCAGCACGACGTACCAGGAGGAGCCCCAGGCCCAGGCGGCCAGGACCACGGCGACCGCGCCGGCGGCGGCGCTGAACGGGGCGGTCCCGCGGGCCGCACCGGGCAGGAAGCGTGCGACGCCCTCGGCCAGCGGCCCGCTGTCCGTGAGGTCGGCCAGCGCCTGCGCGGCCCGGTCCGTGCGCTTGGCCTTGCGCGTCAGCGACCGCAGCACCCGGCCCGCCGTGGTGTACGTCGCCGCGAACGCGCAGCCGATGAGCAGTGCGTAGAAGGTGATGCGAGGCGTGGTCAGCGCCGTGAGGACCGCGATCATCGCCCAGCGCTCACCGATCGGGAGCACGATCATGCGCCGTACCCACACCGTCCAGCCGACGCTGTCGAGCTTGTCGGAGAGGGCGGCGGTGGGGCTGGTGTTGGCGGTGGCGTCGTGGTTGGCCTCGTTGAAGGAGAAGTCGACGACGTGCCGGCAGGTCTGGAGGATCATCGCGCCCAGCGCCAGCGCCCAGACGTCGTCGCCGCCCCTGGCGGCTCCCAGCGCCAGTCCGGCGTAGTAGGCGTACTCCTTGGCCCGGTCGAAGGTGGCGTCCAGCCAGGCGCCGAGCGTGGAGTACTGGAGGGAGTAGCGGGCGAGCTGGCCGTCGGTGCAGTCCAGGACGAAGGAGAAGATCAGCAGCAGACCGGCCGCGACGAACCCGGCCCGGGTGCCCGTCGCCGCGCAGCTCGCGGCGATCAGCGCGGTGATGAGCGAGGCGGTGGTGACCTGGTTCGGGGTCAGCCCCCGGCGGGCGCACCAGCGGGCGATGTAGCGGGAGTACGGGCTGATGCAGTATGTGGTGAAGAAGCCGTCGCGGGACTTCACGGCCGACTTCAGGCGTACGGCTTCGTCGTCGACGGCGGCGACGGACTGCCGTGCCTCGTTGCGGGCCTGCGGGTCGGCCGGGACCACGGCGACGAGGCTGCCGAGCTCGGGGTGGTGGACGCCGGCGTCGTCCGCGTCCAGCGCGGTGACGATCCGGTCGGCGAGGCTGTCCACGACGAGTGCCGTACCGCCGCCCGCGCTGTTCTCCCGGGCCATCGCGCGGGTCAGGGCCTGGCGGCCGGCCGGCTGGGCCGTGACGGCGCCGGGGATCGCGGCGAGCGGGAAGCGCGGGTCGGTCAGGCCGAGGCGCAGGGCGTGCAGATGGCCGACGAAACCGGCGTCGACGACGGCGACCCGCTGGTCACCGGGCACCTGGGCGAGCAGTGTCTCGGTCTCGGCGGCATCGGAGGCGGTCCGGACGTCGAAGCCGAGGGACCGCAGATCGCCCTCGATCGACGATCCGGGGACCGGCTGACCGGTGAGGATGGCGGTCGACAACCGAACTCACTCCCTGGGTGCCGACGTCTGCACGCCGGCGAGTACACGGTGGGGGCGCCCCTTACCGGTGACGGCCGGGCGGCATGTCGGCAGAGGCTATCGGATGCCGGGAAGCCCGCGTTCACCGCCCGTTCACGGGCCGATCCACGGCGGCTCCCCCGGCCTTTGCCGCGATCATCATGGGTGATCGCGGGCCTCGCCCACAAACCGCGTCCCGCGGGATCGGGCATCCGGGACAAAGCGTCGGCCGTCCTCGCCTCGGCATAGGGTGGGCGACCATGACATGGCTGATCACAGGCGGAGCGGGATACATAGGGGCCCATGTGGCGCGGGCCATGACGGAGGCCGGGGAGCGCGTCCTCGCGCTGGACGACCTGTCGGCCGGGGTTCCCGCGCGGCTGCCGGCGGACGTGCCGCTCGTGCGGGGGTCGTCGCTCGACGCCGGGCTGCTGAAGCGGGTGCTGGCCGAGCACGAGGTGACCGGCGTGCTGCACCTGGCCGCGCGCAAGCAGGTCGCCGAGTCGGTGGCGCAGCCGACGCGCTACTACCAGGAGAACGTCGGCGGTCTGGCGACGCTCCTTGAGGCGGTCGCCGAGGCCGGGGTCGGTCGGTTCGTGTTCTCCTCGTCGGCGGCCGTCTACGGCAATCCCGACGCGGGGCTGATCACGGAGGACACTCCGTGCGCCCCGGTGAACCCCTACGGCGAGACCAAGCTCACCGGGGAGTGGCTGGTCCGGGCGGCGGGACAGGCGCACGGGATCTCCACCGTGTGTCTGCGGTACTTCAACGTGGCGGGGGCCGCGGCCCCCGAGCTGGCGGACACGGGCGTCTTCAACATCGTGCCGATGGTCTTCGACCGGCTCACCCGCGACGAGGCCCCGCGGATCTTCGGTGACGACTACCCGACGCCGGACGGCACCTGCGTCCGCGACTACATCCATGTCGCCGACCTGGCCGAGGCGCATCTCGCGGCGGCACGACGGGTCGGGGACCACGACGGTGACCTGACCGTCAACATCGGCCGCGGCGAAGGTGTCTCCGTTCGGGAGTTGGTCACGGTCATCGGCGAGGTCACCGGCGACCGCCGGGAGCCCGTCGTGGAGCCCCGGCGTCCCGGCGACGCCCCGGTCTCGGTCGCCTCGGCCGAGCTGGCCGCCCGGGAGCTCGGCTGGACCGCCCGGCGCGGGGTGCGGGAGATGATCGAGTCGGCGTGGGCCGGCTGGCGGCTGCACCACGGCCAGTGAACTGGGGCTGCCCTGACCTGCGATTCGTTTACGCAGGTCAGGGCACATGACAACGGTGTTCAGTGCCGCGTTGCCGGATACCCCCCACCCGTAGTTCACTGTGAAGCCGGGCAGATCACAGGAGGCGGCTTCCATGGGGGCTGGGCACGATCACGGCCACGCGCACGCGCCGGCCGGCGGTACGGCGACCGCGGCGTACCGCGGCAGGCTGCGGGTGGCGTTGTCGATCACGCTCACCGTCATGGTGGTCGAGATCGTCGGCGGCATCCTCGCGGACTCCCTCGCACTGGTCGCGGACGCGGCGCACATGGCGACGGACGCGCTGGGCCTCGGCATGGCGCTGATGGCGATCCACTTCGCGAGCCTCCCGCCGAGCGGGACACGCACCTTCGGGTACGCCCGCGCCGAGATCCTCGCCGCCCTCGCCAACTGTCTGCTGCTGCTGGGCGTCGGCGGCTACGTCCTCTACGAGGCGATCCAGCGGTTCGTCACCCCGGTCCCCACCGAGGGCGGGCTGACCATCGTGTTCGGCGCGATCGGCCTGGTCGCGAACATGATCTCGCTGTCCCTGCTGATGCGGGGCCAGAAGCACAGCCTGAACGTCCGCGGCGCTTTCCTGGAGGTCGCGGCGGACGCCCTCGGCTCGGCCGCGGTGATCATCTCGGCGGTGGTGATCCTCACCACGGGCTGGCAGGCCGCCGACCCGATCGCCTCGCTCCTCATCGGCCTGATGATCGTGCCCCGCACCTGGAAGCTGCTGCGCGAGACCCTCGAGGTGCTCCTGGAGGCGGCGCCCAGGGACGTCGACATGGACGAGGTGCGGGCGCACATCCTGGCCCTGGACGGCGTCGAGGACGTCCATGACCTGCACGCCTGGACCATCACCTCCGGGATGCCGGTGCTCTCCGCGCACGTGGTGGTGGGCTCCGAGGCCCTGAACGCGATCGGGCACGAGAAGATGCTCCACGAGCTCCAGGGCTGCCTGGGCGACCACTTCGACGTGGAGCACTGCACCTTCCAGCTGGAGCCGGGCGGGCACGCGGAGCACGAGGCCCGGCTGTGCCACTGAGAGTCCGGTACGTCCACTAAATCCTCCCTGGGGCGGAATGCAGCGATCCGGCGCGAGGCGGCGTCCTCAACCTCACAGTGCGCCACCCCGGACGGTTCCCCGTCCGCCGCGCCGGGCACGATCAACGGCCGGGAGTGTCGTATCCGTACGGCACACTTGGGGCGCGTAAGACCGATGCGAAGGATGGGTATGCCGATCACACCTGCCACCGCGACGCACAGCTCGTCGAACGGCACCGCTGACCCGATTCTGCTGGAACTGGTCGACGAGGACGGCGTCACGATCGGCACCGCGGAGAAGCTCGCCGCCCATCAGCCACCCGGGCAGCTGCACCGCGCCTTCTCGGTGTTCCTCTTCGACGAGCAGGGCCGTCTGCTGCTCCAGCAGCGGGCGCTGGGCAAGTACCACTCCCCCGGTGTGTGGTCCAACACCTGCTGCGGCCACCCCTACCCGGGCGAGGCGCCCTTCGCGGCGGCGGCCCGGCGGACGTACGAGGAGCTGGGCGCGTCCCCGTCGCTCCTCGCGGAGGCGGGGACCGTGCGCTACAACCACCCGGACCCGGAGTCTGGCCTGGTGGAGCAGGAGTACAACCACCTCTTCGTCGGGATGGTGCAGGCGCCGCTGCGGCCGGACGCGGAG
This DNA window, taken from Streptomyces sp. NBC_00663, encodes the following:
- the hpnD gene encoding presqualene diphosphate synthase HpnD; this translates as MIRTVEAEPRVSAPVLAAYSYCEAVTGQQARNFAYGIRLLPMSRRRAMSALYAFSRRVDDIGDGTLPPDVKAARLEDTRAMLARVRDGEVDEDDTDPVAVALTHAATAFPIPLDGLDELIDGVLMDVRGETYETWDDLKVYCRCVAGAIGRLSLGVFGTEPGARGVERAPEYADTLGLALQLTNILRDVREDALGGRTYLPADDLAKFGCSAGFNGPKPPEGSDFAGLVHFEVRRARALFAEGYRLLPMLDRRSGACVAAMAGIYRRLLDRIERDPEAVLRGRVALPGREKAYVAVRGLSGLDARHVTRGTVRRRA
- a CDS encoding ABC transporter permease; this translates as MSETTHDGGVAVTAPPSPDEGLTAAQLAAKYGLSVSGARPSLVEYVRQLWDRRHFILAFSRAKLTAQYSQAKLGQLWQVATPLLNALVYFFIFGLLLGARKGIPHDIYVPFLVTGVFVFTFTQSSVLAGVRAISGNLGLVRALHFPRASLPISFALQQLQQLLYSMIVLVVIMVAFGSYPGLSWLLVLPALVLHFVFNTGLALTFARMGSKTPDLAQLMPFVLRTWMYASGVMFSIPAMLADKDMPGWVTEVLQWNPAAIYMDLIRFALIDGYGSDYLPPHVWFFALGWALLAGAFGFVYFWKAEERYGRG
- the hpnE gene encoding hydroxysqualene dehydroxylase HpnE, translated to MTDGHQSGRDAVVIGGGLAGITAALALADAGVRVTLLEGRPRLGGLAFSFQRGELTVDNGQHVYLRCCTAYRWFLDRIEGAALAPLQDRLDVPVLDVDKPEGRRLGRLRRDALPVPLHLGRSLATYPHLPLADRARVGRAALALKGLDLADPNLDAQDFGSWLTAHGQSARAVEALWDLVGVATLNAVAGDASLALAAMVFKTGLLSDPGAADIGWAHVPLGELHDRLARKALDSAGVRTEVRTRVTSISTDENGTWRVEVPGETLRADSVVLAVPQREAHDLLPEGALDAPENLLRIGTAPILNVHVVYDRKVLHKPFFAALGTPVQWVFDRTDASGLRAGQYLALSQSAAQDEIDEPVAVLRERYLPELERLLPGTRGAEVRDFFVTRERTATFDPAPGVGRLRPGARTRAPGLYLAGAWTATGWPATMESAVRSGVKAADAALSALGRPRPSHLFDVEEAA
- the hpnC gene encoding squalene synthase HpnC: MTGTDTARASDPERGTLDKAAGENFPVAPFFLPRAWRTDLMAVYGFARLVDDIGDGDLAPGGADARLLGVSAAKAEDRLEMLDAFEADLDRVFTGAPRHPLLRRLQPTVRRRSLPPEPFRGLIAANRQDQLVKRYETYDDLLAYCELSANPVGRLVLGVTGTSTPERIRLSDAICTALQIVEHLQDVAEDLARDRIYLPAEDMKRFHVQEADLATRTAGASVRALVAHEAERARTLLNEGAPLVGSVHGRLKLLLAGFVAGGRAAIRAIAAAEYDVLPGPPKPGKLQLLREVGVTLRGEG
- a CDS encoding DUF6380 family protein, encoding MDRTVQGDAARGKRQATLRQGVASLTATAGRAPFNHHGGRAGEGAR
- a CDS encoding glycosyltransferase family 2 protein, with product MSAPMKVGVVIITMGNRPDELRALLDSVAKQDGDRVEVVVVGNGSPVPDVPAGVRTIELPENLGIPGGRNVGIEAFGPSGRDVDILLFLDDDGLLANHDTAELCRTAFAEDPKLGIISFRIADPDTGVTQRRHVPRLRAADPMRSSRVTTFLGGANAVRTKVFAEVGGLPDEFFYAHEETDLAWRALDAGWMIDYRSDMVLYHPTTAPSRHAVYHRMVARNRVWLARRNLPALLVPVYLGVWLLLTLLRRPSRPALKAWFGGFREGWTTACGPRKPMKWRTVWRLTRLGRPPVI
- a CDS encoding ABC transporter ATP-binding protein gives rise to the protein MADTEQKTAPRDPRPTVIADELHIVYRVNGAKSGKGSATAALSRIVKRGEERGVRKVHAVRGVSFVAYRGEAIGLIGSNGSGKSTLLRAIAGLLPAESGKVYTDGQPSLLGVNAALMNDLTGERNVILGGLAMGMSREQIKERYQEIVDFSGINEKGDFITLPMRTYSSGMAARLRFSIAAAKDHDVLMIDEALATGDRKFQKRSEARIRELRKEAGTVFLVSHNNKSIRDTCDRVLWLERGELRMDGPTDEVLKEYEKFTGK